A DNA window from Daucus carota subsp. sativus chromosome 3, DH1 v3.0, whole genome shotgun sequence contains the following coding sequences:
- the LOC108213645 gene encoding auxin-responsive protein SAUR71 — translation MKKLIQRFSRVTDSTNYSLLRSESRASTRPCRLMKPRRSGGVPEGHLPVYVGDESERFVVNAELLNHPVFMKLLNISAQEYGYEQKGVLRIPCHVFVFERVLEALRINQVSQDVLELLDSFSKGSVYLA, via the coding sequence atGAAGAAATTAATCCAACGTTTCTCTCGCGTCACCGATTCCACAAACTACTCACTCCTCCGCTCCGAGTCCCGCGCCTCAACTCGTCCATGCCGATTGATGAAACCTCGCCGGTCCGGCGGCGTGCCGGAGGGGCACTTACCGGTTTACGTCGGGGATGAATCGGAGCGGTTTGTGGTGAACGCGGAGCTGTTAAATCACCCGGTGTTCATGAAACTGCTGAATATATCGGCTCAAGAGTACGGCTACGAACAGAAAGGGGTGCTTCGGATTCCATGTCATGTGTTCGTGTTCGAGAGAGTTCTAGAAGCTTTGAGAATAAACCAGGTCTCTCAGGATGTTCTCGAGCTCCTCGATTCGTTCTCGAAAGGCTCCGTTTATTTGGCATGA